A genomic segment from Methanobrevibacter sp. encodes:
- a CDS encoding 30S ribosomal protein S27ae yields the protein MVRKSDLYKVDGDKIERKNPICPRCGEGVFMADHGDRFACGKCGYTEMKK from the coding sequence ATGGTAAGAAAATCTGATCTTTACAAAGTAGATGGAGACAAAATTGAAAGAAAAAACCCAATTTGTCCTCGTTGTGGTGAAGGTGTATTCATGGCTGATCACGGTGACAGATTTGCTTGTGGTAAATGCGGATACACTGAAATGAAAAAATAA